One region of Salvelinus sp. IW2-2015 linkage group LG1, ASM291031v2, whole genome shotgun sequence genomic DNA includes:
- the opn1sw2 gene encoding opsin-1, short-wave-sensitive 2, whose protein sequence is MNTMRSNARPVELQEGFYIPIALDTNNITSLSPFLVPQDHLAGSAIFYGMSFFMFFLFVAGTAINVLTIVCTIQFKKLRSHLNYILVNLAIANLLVSMFGSSTASLSFGYRYFIMGSVACQIEGFTATLGGMVSLWSLSVVAFERWLVICKPVGNFQFKSTHAIIGCAITWVFGLAASLPPLFGWSRYIPEGLQCSCGPDWYTTNNKYNNESYVMFLFFFCFGVPFSVIVFCYAQLLFMMKAAAAAQADSASTQKAEKEVTKMVVVMVVGFLVCWMPYASFAVWVVQNRGAPFDLRLATIPSCFSKASTVYNPLIYVFMNKLFRSCMMNLLGLKSGDDEEASSTSSVTQVSSAG, encoded by the exons ATGAACACAATGAGGTCGAATGCTCGCCCCGTGGAGCTCCAGGAGGGATTCTACATCCCTATCGCGCTGGATACCAACAACATCACTTCACTCAGCCCCTTCCTGGTTCCTCAGGACCACCTGGCGGGCAGTGCTATCTTCTATGGCATGTCATTTTTCATGTTCTTTCTATTTGTTGCCGGCACTGCTATCAACGTCCTTACCATCGTGTGTACTATCCAGTTCAAGAAGCTGCGATCCCATCTCAACTACATTCTGGTGAACTTGGCAATAGCTAACCTGCTGGTGTCCATGTTTGGATCCTCCACCGCCAGCTTGTCCTTTGGCTACAGATACTTTATCATGGGATCGGTTGCATGCCAGATTGAGGGATTTACAGCTACTCTTGGCG GTATGGTGAGCTTATGGTCTCTCTCAGTAGTGGCGTTTGAAAGATGGTTGGTTATTTGTAAGCCAGTCGGTAACTTTCAATTCAAGAGCACACATGCAATAATTGGCTGTGCAATCACTTGGGTGTTTGGGTTGGCTGCCAGTCTTCCCCCTCTGTTTGGCTGGAGTAG ATACATTCCAGAAGGTCTCCAGTGCTCCTGTGGACCAGACTGGTACACCacaaacaacaaatacaacaatGAGTCCTATGTCatgttcctcttcttcttctgcttcggAGTCCCATTCAGTGTCATTGTTTTCTGCTATGCCCAGCTGCTCTTCATGATGAAGGCG GCTGCCGCGGCACAGGCAGACTCTGCCTCCACCCAGAAGGCAGAGAAGGAGGTCACcaagatggtggtggtgatggtggtgggRTTCCTAGTGTGCTGGATGCCCTACGCCTCCTTTGCTGTCTGGGTTGTACAAAACCGCGGTGCACCCTTTGATCTCAGATTGGCCACCATACCTTCCTGTTTCTCCAAGGCCTCCACAGTCTACAACCCTCTCATTTATGTCTTCATGAATAAGCTG TTCCGCTCATGCATGATGAATTTGCTGGGATTGAAGTCCGGGGATGATGAGGAAGCATCATCAACATCCTCAGTCACTCAAGTGTCTTCTGCTGGTTAA